The Thermomonospora amylolytica sequence GCCGGTCTCCCCGAAGCCGGACGACACCACCACGAGCCCGTGCACGCCCTTGCCCGCGCACTGCTCCACCACCTCGTGCACGGCCTCGGCGCGGACCGCCACCACCGCCAGGTCCACCTCGTCGGGGACGTCCAGCACCGTCGTGTACGCGCGGACCCCGGCGACGGCGTTCGCGGTCGGGTGCACCGGGTAGACGGGGCCGGTGAAGTCTCCGGTCAGCAGGTTGCGCAGCACCGTCTGCCCGACGCTGTGCGCCTCCCGGCTGGCCCCGACCACCGCCACCGAACGGGGGAACAGCAGCCGCTGGATGGAACGGGACTCGGCCCGGTGCTCGCGCGCGGCCATCACCTCCAGGGAGGTCTCGGTGGGCTCCAGGTCCAGCACGAGCTGGATGATGCCGTCCTCGAAGCGCTGCCTGGCCCGGTAGCCGGCGTCCCGGAACACCTTGGTCATCCGCCGGTTGTCCGGCAGCACGTGCGCGACGAACCGGCGCACCTTGCGTTCCCGGGCGGCCGCCGCGACGTGCTCCAGCAGCACCGAGCCCAGCCCGCGGCCCTGGTGGGCGTCCTCCACCAGGAACGCCACCTCGGCGGTGCCGGGCTCGTCGGCGATCTTGTCGTACCGGACCACCGCCACCATGGCGTCGCCGATCGTGACGATCAGCGCCACCCGGTCGTCGTGGTCGACGTTGGTGAAGTGCTCGACCTCCCGGTCGCTCAGCCGGGGGCGCGGCGAGAAGAACCGGTAGTAGATCGACTCGGGGGACAGCCGTGCGTAGAAGGCCCGCAGCAGGTCGGCGTCACTCCCGCGGATGGGCCTGATGTGCGCCGTCCCGCCGTCGGCGAGCACGACGTCGGCCTCCCAGTGGTCCGGGTACGCGTCGCTCACCTACCCGAGGGTAGTCCGCGGCGGATCGCCCGTCGTTCGCCGTTTCGGTGCGCGTTCGAGACCTCCTGACACCCCGGGAACTGTTACGGTCGAGCACACGCGCCGGATAATGCTGCTGCCGGGGCGCTGGTGGTGTTGATCGAGGTGATGACTCATGGCACGCGTGGTCGTGGTCGGCGATCTCATGACCGATACCGTTGCACGAGCCGCCTATCCGCTGGCCAAGGGCAGTGACACCCCGGCCGCGGTGACCATGCACGGCGGCGGCTCGGCGGCCAACGTCGCGTCATGGCTCGCCATCGAGGGCACGGAGACCGCCTTCGTGGGGCGCCGCGGTTCGGACATCGCGGGCCGCAACCGGGACATGGAGCTCATGGGCATGGGCGTGGACGCCCGCCTGGTGATGGACCCGGACCGCCCCACCGGCAGTTGCGTGGTGCTGGTCACCCACAAGGGCGACCGCACGATGCTGTCCGACCCGGGCGCCAACGCCGCGCTGCTGCCCGAGGACATCCCGCAGGACCTGTTCACCCAGGGCGCCCACCTGCACCTGTCGGGCTACTCGCTGCTGAACGAGGGCTCCCGGAACGCCGGGCGGCACGCCCTCAAGCTGGCCCGCGGCGCCGGCATGTCGATCTCGGTGGACGCCGGGTCCTCCTCCCCGCTCAAGCGGGTCGGCGCCGAGCCGTTCCTGGAGTGGACCCAGGGCGCCCGGCTGCTGATCGTCAACACCGCCGAGGCCGAGGTGCTGACCGGCCGGGACGAGGCGCAGGCCGCCGCCAAGGTGCTCACCGCCTGGTATCCGCAGGTGGTCATCAAGATGGGCGCCGAGGGCGCGCTGTACTTCAACAACACCCGCGCCGAGCCGATCACGGCGCCCGCCGAGCCGCTGGAGAAGATCGTCGACGGCACCGGCGCCGGTGACGCCTTCGTCGCCGGTTTCCTCCCGCCCTGGCTGGACGGCAAGCCCGCCGCCGAGGCCCTGGCCGCCGGCAACCGCCTGGCCGCCCGCGCCATGTCCCACATCGGTGCCCGCCCCCGCCTCGACATCGTCGACAACGAGATCCGCTGACCCGTCCGCCCCCGTCGGCCGGCTCACCCCCGCCGGCCCTTGTGGCGTGCCCGCGTTATCGCCGACCGGCACACCGCGTCGCGATGACCGGGTGCGCGGCCGGTAGGCCAGGCGCACGGAGTGCACGGCCGACACACCAGAAGCCCGATCCGTGCACCGGGCTCAATGGCCTGATTCACGCGGCGTCATCCGAGGCGCGCTCGGCCGTGACGGTTCCCGGGCGTCAGGAGGTCTCGGACGCGCACCGAGCCGGCGAACGACGAGCGGATCCGCCGCGGGCCTTTTCTCGGGCGGGCACGGACGTCCATGCGTCTTCCCAAAGCCCGGTCGGCGCGGAAGGCGGGCCGATCAGCCCGGGATCGCTCCGAGACGTGTCATCAGCCCGAACACGTCGGACACCACCCAGTACTCGGCGAAGAGCCCGTCCTCCGCACGGACCATGTCCATTCCGGTGAACGACACCCGCGTCCCCGGAGCGGCGGTCGCCCCCGGAATCCCTCCGCGATAGGTCCCGGTGAACGTCCAATGCGCGGCAACCAGCGTCCCATCGACGACGGGTCCCGCCTTCACCTCGGTCGCCACGTCCTCGAACAACTGGAACGTCTGCCCGATCTGCTCGGCGACCGCCTCGACCCCCCGCACGTCCCGGTCGGGCCAGTGCCCCACGAAGTCCGGCGTGCACAATTCCCGCAGCGCCTCGAGATCTCCCCGCCAGACCTCGCCCAGCCACCGCCTGTAGGCATCCGCAAGCTCGCTCATGCCCGGCCGATCCCCGTTCCCGATCCTTGCAAACGATCCTCTGAACCGAGCTTTCATAGCCTCTCCCGGCACCTTCGATCCGATCCTTGACCCTCTCGAAAAGGCGCACTCCCAGGGCTCCGATGAAGCAATTCCACTAACGGAGCACGCCCACCGGAGAACGACCAACGCCCACACCGATCACGACGTTCACCAGCGGTGACAAGCCACGCCAGGCGACCGATCGGGTAAGAGGCCGGAATGGCAGGGCGGAGGCCGGAACGTACACGGTGACCACCACTGGAATCCGGTCCGCACCGATGCTCTTGCTCTGCGACGGAAATGCCCGGGCAGGCGGCAGGGTCAGGAGGCGTCCAAGGCGAATCCGACGCCACAGAGGCGAAGAGGATCCCGGACGGACGGCGAGCACAGAGAAGTCCCCAGCGAACCCGAGGTCGCTGGGGACGCAGGGACCCGGCAAAGCCGACGCCGCCCCGCCGGTATGACGACGGGGCGGCGCCTGCCAATCACCCCTGGGTCACCAGTTCTTGTACCGAACGACGCCCAGGTTGCAGAAGGTGCAGGTGCGGCTCAGGAAGTCCTCCGTACGGCGGAACTCCTCGTCGGCCAGGTGCCACCGCAGCCAGGCGGTGATGATGTGCTGGCCGTTGCGGGTGGCCATGATGTGGTCGGTGTTGTTGAGGATGTTGAACCACACCGGCACGCGGGTATTGGTGTAGTCGCGCTCCACGTTCGAGGTGGCGAAGTCGTCGTCACCGCCGATGTAGAGGGCCGGGTTGCGAAGATTGTTGGGGCCGTTGCCGTCGAAGGAGCCGCCGGCCACGTGGATGGTGGTCTCCAGCCGCGGCTCGTCGGCCACGTCGAACGTTCCGATCGACCCGCGGGAATGGCCGCCGAAGGCCACCTCGGAGATGTCGAGGTCCTGGTACAGCGGGCTGCTCGGGCTGGCGTTCTGGTCCTCCAGCCAGTCGAGGGCGTCGACCATGTAGTCACCGCTGCTGGAGGAGACCTCGCTGTAGACGACGAACCCGTGCGAGGCCCACTGGCGCAGCATGTCCTCGTAGTCGGCGGGGTCGGACCCGGCGCCCGGGCCCCAGACGAAGAGCGGGTGGTCCACACCGTTCTGGCCGGCGTTCGTCGGATACACCAGCCACCCGTCGTTGCCGGGGCCGGCGGTCCTGTCGATGGTCACCGCGTACGGCCCGGGCCTGGTGACGTCGTCCACCGGGGGCAGCGACCCGGTCGGGGGGTCGGGGTCCTGGCCGCCCGTGGCCTCGACGCGCACGTCGTCGACGGTCAGCGTCTCCAGGGCGCTGCTGGCGTCCAGCGAGAAGCGCAGCCGCAGGTCGCGGCCGTCGACCGCGGCCGGCAGACGGAACGACGCCGCGCCCGTGGCGGTGCGCGCCGATTCCAGCGTGGTGAACGAGCCGCCGTCGACCGAGTAGGCCACGGTGAAGGTCTCGCCGAGGTCCAGGCCGGACGCCGCCCGGGTGTACGACACCGTCACGCCGCTGTACCCGGCCAGGTCGATGGACGCGGACGTCATGGACGGGTCGGAGAACAGCGACCCGCTCAACCGGGCGCCGTACGTGCCGGTCGTGACGGAACCGGAGGCGGTGAAAGTGCCGAGCCCGTTGGAGAAGTCCTCGCTGTAGACCGTGGCGGCGGAGGCGGGGTTCATGATGGCGCCGGTGGCGCCCACGGCCATGACGTTGATGGCCACTGCGCCGAATTTTCGCAGGCGCCCGCTGATACGAGACATGTCCCAGATCCCTTCTGGCCGCGCCGATCGGCTGCGTCGACGCGCCGTTGTGCCGGTTGCGCCAGTTGTGCCTGCTCCCGAAGATCTTTTTCAGAATCGGCCCATGCCGATTCAAGCCGGAATCCCGGAAGCGGGAATCAGGGAAATCACCGGTGTGGACACCGGCCAGACCGCCCGCACCGGACCTGGCGGTGGGGCCGTCACGGCCCTGGCGTGGGTGCCGGATCCACACGCCCGTCGCGGTGCCCCCACCGGTCGACGGTGGCACCGGCCGCGGTGGCCTGCGCGGTCGTGGCCGGTTGATGGGGCATGGGGAGTTGTCAGTTGGGGACGGCCAGGGCCAAGGGCAGGACGGCGGGGGCGCCCAGGAGCCGCAGGTGGCGGGCTGCGACGGTCATGGTCCAGCCTGTTTCGATGCGGTCGTCCACCAGGAGGACGGGGCCCGGGGTGGAGGGGACGGCGGCGGTCAGGGACGGGGTGGGGGCCAGGGAGTTCCAGACGGTGCGCAGGCGCTGGGCGCTGTTGTGGCGGCGCGGGGTAGGAGGTGCGATCGCGGCGATCTCGCCCAGGTACGGCAGGCGTCCCACCTGGGCTATGCGGTGGCCGAGGCTGGTGACCAGGCGGGGACGGAAGCGGGAGGCGATCGTGACGACCGCAGCCGGGCGTTCCCGCCATTCCCAGGCGGACAGGACCTTCACGACGGCCTCGAAGACGTCGTCGGGGACCTCGGTGTCGGGGGCGTTCTCGGCGAAGAGGGCGCGCAGGCGGTCGCCCCAGCCGATGTCGGTCAGCCGGCCCAGGGCCCGGCCGGGCTCGGCGAGCTCGGCCGGCGGGATGCGGCCGGAGACGCCGAGGTCGTCCTTGACCCCGGTGGGCCACATGCGGCGCGGGGCGACGTCGACGCCCGGGCGGCGCAGGCGCTGCCGGGCCTGCCGGGCGGCGGCGCCGGCGACCTCGGTGGGCCAGTGGCGGCCGGTGCAGTTGTCGCAGCGGCCGCACGGGCGGGCGGCGGGATCGTCCAGCCGCTGGCGCAGGAACTCCTCGCGGCAGCCGGTGGTGGCGATGTAGTCCAGCATCGCCTGCTGCTCGCGGCGGCGTTCGGCGGCCACCCGCTCGTAGCGTTCGCGGTCGTAGGACCAGGGAAGGCCGGTGGCGGTCCAGCCTCCCTTGACGCGGCGGACCGCGCCGTCCACGTCCAGGACCTTGAGCATCATCTCCAGCCGGCTGCGGCTCAGATCGACCAGCGGCTCCAGCGCGCTCGTGGACAGCGGGCGGCCCGCGGCGGCCAGCGCGTCCAGGGTCGCGCGCACCACCGGCTCGGGCGGGAACGCCAGGCCGGCGAAGTACGCCCAGATCTCCCGGTCCTCGGCGCCGGGCAGCAGGATGACCTCGGCGCGCTCCACTCCGCGCCCGGCCCGCCCGATCTGCTGGTAGTAGGCCACCGGCGACTGCGGCGCGCCCATGTGCACGATGAACCCCAGGTCCGGTTTGTCGAAGCCCATGCCCAGCGCGCTGGTGGCCACCAGCGCCTTGAGCTTGTTGTCCAGCAGGTCCTGCTCGGCCTGCAGGCGTTCGTCCGGATCGGTCTGCCCGGAGTACGCCGCCACCTGGTGCCCGCGTTCGGCCAGGAACGCGGCGATCTCCTGGGCCGCGGCCACGGTCAGCGTGTAGACGATCCCCGACCCCGGCAGCTCGTCCAGGTGCTCAGCCAGCCACGCCAGCCGCTGCTCGGCCCCGCCCGCCCGTACGACCGCCAGCCGCAGCGACTCCCGCTCCAGCGAACCCCGCAGCACCAGAACGTCCTTGCGCGTCCCGTGTGGGGGGACGACCCCCCACGCCCCCCGCACGCGGATCCGGGCATCCTCGCCGCCGCCGCTTCCGCTCGCCTGGGGGCTCGCTCCAGCGGCGCCGGCTGCGGTGCCCGGACCGCTCAGGTGAACCGGAGCTCCGCTGGCGCTCCGCTCCGGTTCACCTGCTGGAGAGCTGCCGGGGGAGGGCTTTCCCTGGGAGGTTTCGGCGGTGGCGGTGTGGCCGAGTTGTTCGGCCACGTCGCGGGTGACGCGGGCGTTGGCGGTCGCCGTGGTGGCCAGGACGGGGACGTCGTCGGGGAGCCGGGCCAGCAGGGTGCGCAGGCGGCGGTAGTCGGGGCGGAAGTCGTGTCCCCAGTCGGAGATGCAGTGCGCCTCGTCCACCACGACCAGGCCGGCGTCGTCGCTGAGGCGGGGCAGCACGTTGTCGCGGAAGTCGGGGTTGTTCAGCCGTTCGGGACTGACCAGCAGGACGTCGACGGCGCCCGCCTCGACCTCGGCGAACACCTCGTTCCACTGGTCGATGTTGGCGGAGTTGACGGTGCGGGCGCGGATGCCGGCGCGTTCGGCGGCGTCGATCTGGTTGCGCATCAGCGCCAGCAGCGGCGAGACGATGACGGTGGGGCCGGCGCCCCGGTCGCGCAGCAGCCGGGTGGCGACGAAGTAGACGGCGGACTTGCCCCAGCCGGTGCGCTGGACGACCAGTGCCCGGCGTCGTTCCACCACCAGGGCGCGGATCGCGGTCCACTGGTCCTCGCGCAGCCGGGCGTGGTCGCCCGCCAGCGCCCGCAGGCACGCCTCGGCCCGGTCACGCAGCCCGTCGTGTGTCTCGCTCATGCGTTCTTGACTATCAGCCGGCGCCGACCGTTCGTACCTGAAGCGCATTCTGTGGAGAACGATTCAGTTGTGTGCTCTAGGCCCGTGACCAGCGGGAACGTGGTCGGGTAGTGGCCTAGGAAGCGGCGTGGCCCACGGTTGGCCCGTGGCCGCTGTTTTCGCTGGTCACAGCGTCGTCCGCCGCCAGAGCCGCGTCAATGCGCGCGTTGGCCGCCGCCTCCAGGCCCTCGAACCAGTGGGCGTATGTGGTGTGGAGCATGGCCACCGAGTGACCCAGCCGCCGCGCGACCTCTGTTGCCGGAACGCCGTTGTTGAGCAGGAGGCTCGCGTTCCCGTGCCGCAGGTCATACGGCCGGGCCGCCAGGTCTGAGGCCAGTTGCGGAGCGCTGAGAGCCGCTTTGCGCATGCGCCGCCAGGCCCGCCGGTAGGTCTGGCCAGAGACCGGCCGCCGGTCCTCACCCTCCAGAACAGCCGCCCGTCCGGCGCGGTGCCGTAGGTGTCGATGTGCGCGCGAATCGTGGCGACCAGCACGGGAGGGATCGGGACCGGCCGCACCTCACCGGGCGCACGATGCTTCAATTCGCGTTCGGTGTAGCGGTCGCCGTCATCGGTCCAGTCCGGATGCACTTCCGGCCGGTTGGCGGACAGCATCAGCGTTCCCCAGCCGGTAGCCGGAAGCACGCAGTCCGCCGCGCGCAAGGCCCGCGCCTCACCGGGACGAGTACCGGCGTAGTACAGCACGGCGAAAAACGCCGCCAGATGTCCGTCCCGTTTGGGAACCGCCGCCAGCAGCGCCCGCGCCTGAGCCAGGTTCGGCACCCGCCGAGGGTCGATACGGTCACTGACGCGCCGCCGCCGGACCTTGACCCCCGTCACCGGATTGGAGCCCAGCAACTTGCGCTCCACCGCGTAGTCCAGCAGCGCATACAGCGCCGACCGCCGCGCCCGCATGCTGGTGTGCACCAGCGGCTTGCCGTCCAGCCGCAGCGCCAGCACCCGCAGAACCTCACGGATCACGCCCGGGTCATCCAGGGCAGCGACCGGGCGGGAAGCCGACGCCACCCACTCCAGCGCCTCCGTGATCTCCGGAGGAGGAGCCATCTCCCAGGCCGGAGGCCGGAACGCCCATGAGGCCAGTGCCTTGCGCAGCACGGCATCATCGGGCCGACCGCGCTTGGACGCCCGAGGGTCGAGGGTCGCCAGCGTGATCGGGACCAGCGAGCGCACCAGCGCCGCCCGCGTGTTGGCCGCCCCGCCGTCCGACCACCGCATCCAGATGAACTCCCGAGCGTGCTGATAGACGGTTTCGGCCTTGCGCTCCCAGTTCACCGGCTCGCCCGTGGTGAGGCTGAACACCTCCCCGTTCCGCGCCGCCGCCATGAGCTTAGCCCGGTAGTTCTCCGCCAGCGCTTTCGTGACGAAGGAACGGGAGAACGGGGAGGTGTTCACCCGCCACCGCACTTCGAACGGCTTGCGCCGGTTCCGCTTACGGATCCCCCAGAACTGAATGTCCTGCGATTCGATCACCACACTCCACCTTCCGTCCGGATTTCGTGCCTACTCACCCATTCTAGGAAATCAGAGCGCTTGATTCGATACTTTTTGTTCGGCATTCTGAGGACGTTCGGACCCTTCCAGTGGACAGCCACCGGTACATAGTCGAGCGAGGAACCCGCAGCTCACGGCACATGTCAGTGACCGTCATGTAAGTTTCGCCTTCCATCTACCACCCTCACAACCATTCCGCCGCACGGTCGCACCAGCGCCGATACACACCCGGAAACGATGCCCTTTTATGTCGGCAACGGACACCCAAAATGCCTCCGCCAACGCGCCGGCTCCGTCCCACGAACCCCCACCCTCCACCCTTAATATGGCGCCGCGCGCGGCACGTGTTTTCCTGTGCGACTCTGCCGGTCTCCACGGAATGCAGGTGTCGCAGATTCGGCTATCAGCCCGGATCCCACCATCGGGCGACCGTTGCGATATCGGCATGTGCACGTGCCGCCACGTGCTCTTTCGCCAGGGTCGCGGCGAGCTGCGCATCCCCAGCGCCAGCCCAGCCGGACCCCAGGTACCGCCAGTCCCGCACGATCACCGTCGAGCCCTCGGCCGCCGCCGCCCACGGGTCGCCCGCTGCGGCCCGTGCCATCCGCCAGGCCCGCCGGGCGGCCCGCAGCGTGCGCAGGGTCAGCGAGTAGCGGCGGCTCTTGGACGCGAAGTGGCCACGGAACCCCAGCGTGTGCGGGTAGGCGTCGAACCGGAAGCACCCGCAGTCGGGATGTTCGGCCAGCCGAAAACAGGTAGCCACCAGCCGCAGCACATGAGCCGAGGTCTTGAGCGACAGCCGCGCCAGCGCACCCCGGCCGAACCGTCGCGCGGGCAGCCCGGCCAGCACGTCACCGGCGGTCTTGGTGGCGTACTTGGACAGGTAGGCCGCCGCCCGCGCCGGATCGTTCACGGCGGTGATGTCCAGTTGCGAACCCCACCGAGCCGTCCGCAGCCGGGACCCGACCTCGGGCAGCGGCACCGCCGCCCGCTTCGCAGCGTCCCGCAACGCCGCCTCCAACAAAGCCACGTCCGCCCAGCCGGGCGGGGCCACCAGCCGGTCACGGTCGCCCGGATCCACGCCGTCCAGGCGGGCGATCACATGCAGATGCACCGCCCCGCGTCGCTGGTATTCGGCGACCTTGACGTAGGAGACGCGCAGCAGGTCACGCACCGCCCGCACCGTCACCCGCCGCCCGAGCCTTTCCGAGGCCAGCCGCGCCAGCGCCCGGCCGGTGTAGATCACCGTGCGTCGCCACAGATCCGGCACCGCCCCATGCCACAGCACATGCCCGGCATAGTCGTAGCAGTCCGGGCACAACGGTTTCCCCACCTGCGGATCATCCCCGTCATGCCTCTTGCCGCAGGCCACCGGGGTTCCGTGGCTGCACACCATCCGCCCCGCCCGCGCCGGCAGGGACCGGCACGGGCCACCCTCTGAGGCCCGATGGACGGCCCCGAAGCCGGGGGCGGTGAAGGTGGCCAGCACCACCGGATGCCCGGCCACCGACCCCGGCACCCTGCCACCGGCACCGGCCATGCCGGGCGAGGGTTCCCGGCCGCGCAGCCCGGCCGCAATCAC is a genomic window containing:
- a CDS encoding poly(ethylene terephthalate) hydrolase family protein; the encoded protein is MAINVMAVGATGAIMNPASAATVYSEDFSNGLGTFTASGSVTTGTYGARLSGSLFSDPSMTSASIDLAGYSGVTVSYTRAASGLDLGETFTVAYSVDGGSFTTLESARTATGAASFRLPAAVDGRDLRLRFSLDASSALETLTVDDVRVEATGGQDPDPPTGSLPPVDDVTRPGPYAVTIDRTAGPGNDGWLVYPTNAGQNGVDHPLFVWGPGAGSDPADYEDMLRQWASHGFVVYSEVSSSSGDYMVDALDWLEDQNASPSSPLYQDLDISEVAFGGHSRGSIGTFDVADEPRLETTIHVAGGSFDGNGPNNLRNPALYIGGDDDFATSNVERDYTNTRVPVWFNILNNTDHIMATRNGQHIITAWLRWHLADEEFRRTEDFLSRTCTFCNLGVVRYKNW
- a CDS encoding carbohydrate kinase family protein — its product is MARVVVVGDLMTDTVARAAYPLAKGSDTPAAVTMHGGGSAANVASWLAIEGTETAFVGRRGSDIAGRNRDMELMGMGVDARLVMDPDRPTGSCVVLVTHKGDRTMLSDPGANAALLPEDIPQDLFTQGAHLHLSGYSLLNEGSRNAGRHALKLARGAGMSISVDAGSSSPLKRVGAEPFLEWTQGARLLIVNTAEAEVLTGRDEAQAAAKVLTAWYPQVVIKMGAEGALYFNNTRAEPITAPAEPLEKIVDGTGAGDAFVAGFLPPWLDGKPAAEALAAGNRLAARAMSHIGARPRLDIVDNEIR
- a CDS encoding tyrosine-type recombinase/integrase; the protein is MEGEDRRPVSGQTYRRAWRRMRKAALSAPQLASDLAARPYDLRHGNASLLLNNGVPATEVARRLGHSVAMLHTTYAHWFEGLEAAANARIDAALAADDAVTSENSGHGPTVGHAAS
- a CDS encoding RecQ family ATP-dependent DNA helicase, giving the protein MSETHDGLRDRAEACLRALAGDHARLREDQWTAIRALVVERRRALVVQRTGWGKSAVYFVATRLLRDRGAGPTVIVSPLLALMRNQIDAAERAGIRARTVNSANIDQWNEVFAEVEAGAVDVLLVSPERLNNPDFRDNVLPRLSDDAGLVVVDEAHCISDWGHDFRPDYRRLRTLLARLPDDVPVLATTATANARVTRDVAEQLGHTATAETSQGKPSPGSSPAGEPERSASGAPVHLSGPGTAAGAAGASPQASGSGGGEDARIRVRGAWGVVPPHGTRKDVLVLRGSLERESLRLAVVRAGGAEQRLAWLAEHLDELPGSGIVYTLTVAAAQEIAAFLAERGHQVAAYSGQTDPDERLQAEQDLLDNKLKALVATSALGMGFDKPDLGFIVHMGAPQSPVAYYQQIGRAGRGVERAEVILLPGAEDREIWAYFAGLAFPPEPVVRATLDALAAAGRPLSTSALEPLVDLSRSRLEMMLKVLDVDGAVRRVKGGWTATGLPWSYDRERYERVAAERRREQQAMLDYIATTGCREEFLRQRLDDPAARPCGRCDNCTGRHWPTEVAGAAARQARQRLRRPGVDVAPRRMWPTGVKDDLGVSGRIPPAELAEPGRALGRLTDIGWGDRLRALFAENAPDTEVPDDVFEAVVKVLSAWEWRERPAAVVTIASRFRPRLVTSLGHRIAQVGRLPYLGEIAAIAPPTPRRHNSAQRLRTVWNSLAPTPSLTAAVPSTPGPVLLVDDRIETGWTMTVAARHLRLLGAPAVLPLALAVPN
- a CDS encoding ester cyclase, with translation MSELADAYRRWLGEVWRGDLEALRELCTPDFVGHWPDRDVRGVEAVAEQIGQTFQLFEDVATEVKAGPVVDGTLVAAHWTFTGTYRGGIPGATAAPGTRVSFTGMDMVRAEDGLFAEYWVVSDVFGLMTRLGAIPG